A genomic region of Halomonas aestuarii contains the following coding sequences:
- a CDS encoding cryptochrome/photolyase family protein gives MSRPLILLLGDQLSHELASLRDLPEGTVIALCEVAAEGTYVPHHPQKIALIFSAMRHFAEELRERGHVVHYSALEDDDNVQDLIGEAERLAGLYSCDEIRAVRPGEWRLWQAMQARVEAPLPWRLLEDDRFFSTPESFDAWARGRKAPRLEHFYRLMRRRTGLLMEGAEPAGGRWNFDHDNREPLPSEARFPAPPRHARDATTEAVLALVATHFDDHFGRLEGFHWPVTRRQALDELEHFLEHRLPAFGRFQDAISDSEPFLYHSRLSAALNLGLLSPREVCEAVEREYREGRAPLNAAEGFIRQVLGWREYVRGLYWTRMPDYKRGNALGAERGLPSFFWSGETEMRCLRRAIEMTRDHAYAHHIQRLMVTGNFALLCDVAPEALCDWYLAVYADACEWVELPNTLGMVLHADGGLMGSKPYCASGKYIDRMSDHCRHCRFDPKQAIGKDACPFNSLYWDFLERHADTLSTNPRMTLIYGSLSRMKQERRDALRRQAGAFLGRLDAAPAYPPAYAQNEHRAGYDAEETTP, from the coding sequence ATGTCCAGACCCCTGATTCTGCTCCTCGGCGATCAGCTGAGCCACGAGCTCGCCAGCCTGCGAGACTTGCCGGAGGGCACCGTCATCGCCCTGTGCGAGGTGGCCGCCGAGGGGACCTATGTGCCCCACCACCCCCAGAAGATCGCTCTGATCTTCTCGGCCATGCGCCACTTCGCCGAGGAACTGCGCGAGCGCGGCCACGTCGTCCACTACAGCGCGCTGGAGGATGACGACAACGTCCAGGACCTGATCGGCGAGGCCGAGCGCCTGGCCGGCCTGTATAGCTGCGACGAGATCCGTGCGGTGCGCCCCGGCGAGTGGCGCCTGTGGCAGGCGATGCAGGCCCGCGTCGAGGCGCCCCTGCCCTGGCGCCTGCTCGAGGACGATCGCTTCTTCAGCACGCCCGAGTCGTTCGATGCCTGGGCCCGGGGGCGCAAGGCGCCCCGCCTGGAGCACTTCTATCGCCTGATGCGCCGACGAACCGGCCTGCTGATGGAGGGCGCCGAGCCCGCCGGGGGCCGATGGAACTTCGACCATGACAACCGCGAGCCCCTGCCGTCGGAGGCTCGCTTTCCCGCGCCTCCCCGACACGCCCGGGACGCCACCACCGAGGCGGTGCTGGCGCTGGTGGCGACGCATTTCGACGACCACTTCGGGCGCCTCGAGGGCTTCCACTGGCCGGTGACCCGCCGGCAGGCCCTGGACGAGCTGGAGCACTTCCTCGAGCACCGGCTGCCGGCGTTCGGCCGCTTTCAGGATGCCATCAGCGACAGCGAGCCCTTCCTCTACCATTCCCGGCTCTCCGCGGCGCTCAACCTCGGGCTGCTCTCGCCCCGGGAGGTATGCGAGGCGGTCGAGCGCGAATACCGCGAGGGTCGCGCCCCGCTGAATGCCGCCGAGGGCTTCATCCGCCAGGTGCTGGGCTGGCGGGAGTATGTACGCGGGCTCTACTGGACGCGCATGCCCGACTACAAGCGCGGCAATGCCCTGGGGGCCGAGCGCGGCCTGCCGAGCTTCTTCTGGAGCGGCGAGACCGAGATGCGCTGCCTGCGACGGGCCATCGAGATGACCCGCGACCATGCCTATGCCCACCATATCCAGCGCCTGATGGTCACCGGCAACTTCGCCCTGCTGTGCGACGTGGCCCCCGAGGCCCTGTGTGACTGGTACCTGGCCGTCTATGCCGATGCCTGCGAGTGGGTGGAGCTGCCCAACACCTTGGGCATGGTGCTGCATGCCGATGGCGGACTGATGGGCTCCAAGCCCTACTGCGCCTCGGGGAAGTACATCGATCGCATGTCGGACCACTGCCGGCACTGTCGCTTCGACCCCAAGCAGGCCATCGGCAAGGACGCCTGCCCCTTCAACAGCCTCTATTGGGACTTCCTCGAGCGCCACGCCGACACCCTGAGCACCAACCCGCGCATGACGCTGATCTATGGCAGCCTGTCGCGCATGAAGCAGGAGCGGCGCGACGCCCTTCGACGCCAGGCTGGCGCCTTCCTGGGCCGGCTCGATGCCGCGCCCGCCTATCCACCCGCCTATGCCCAGAACGAGCACCGGGCGGGCTATGACGCCGAGGAGACGACACCATGA
- a CDS encoding DUF6482 family protein encodes MEFQELKAFVADHDNFEIRVIGHAGSRFYQVELEDVEGQRHMLSRTGKPILYRSLEDVYNELRRAGIHRAYLVQQVPHDEVIGRETHYQDPLTSRMPLVF; translated from the coding sequence ATGGAATTCCAGGAACTGAAGGCCTTCGTGGCGGACCACGACAACTTCGAGATTCGCGTGATCGGCCATGCCGGCAGCCGCTTCTACCAGGTCGAGCTCGAGGACGTGGAAGGGCAGCGCCACATGCTGTCCCGCACCGGCAAGCCGATCCTCTACCGCTCGCTGGAGGACGTCTACAACGAGCTCAGGCGGGCGGGCATCCATCGCGCCTACCTCGTCCAGCAGGTCCCCCACGACGAGGTGATCGGCCGCGAGACGCACTATCAGGATCCACTGACCTCGCGCATGCCGCTGGTCTTCTGA
- a CDS encoding Na+/H+ antiporter subunit E produces the protein MIKPRPWLPLPLLSVLLLVVWLMMARSIAPGHILLGGFLALTIPLLTHRFWDAQPHVKKPGKLLLYVLRVLGDIIVANLHVAWLIINPRQRMRPAFVEYPLMLEDRFTITLLANTISLTPGTVSANMRLDGKTLLIHSLDVEDEEALIATIRERYERPLKEIYEC, from the coding sequence ATGATCAAACCCCGTCCCTGGCTCCCCCTGCCCCTGCTCTCGGTCCTGCTGCTGGTGGTCTGGCTGATGATGGCCCGCAGCATCGCGCCGGGCCACATCCTGCTGGGCGGCTTCCTCGCCCTGACCATCCCGCTGCTGACCCACCGCTTCTGGGACGCCCAGCCCCATGTCAAGAAGCCGGGCAAGCTGCTGCTCTACGTGCTGCGCGTGCTGGGGGACATCATCGTCGCCAACCTGCATGTGGCCTGGCTGATCATCAATCCCCGGCAGCGCATGCGGCCGGCCTTCGTGGAATACCCGCTGATGCTGGAGGATCGCTTCACCATCACGCTGCTGGCCAACACCATCAGCCTGACGCCGGGGACGGTATCGGCCAACATGCGCCTGGACGGCAAGACGCTGCTGATCCATAGCCTGGACGTGGAGGATGAGGAGGCGTTGATCGCGACAATACGCGAGCGCTACGAGCGGCCGCTGAAGGAGATCTACGAATGCTAG
- the dnaB gene encoding replicative DNA helicase, producing MNEPLAIDQETAALKVPPHSVEAEQSVLGGLMLDNQAWDNVADRLVADDFHRYEHRLIFNVMGGLAEAGRPLDVVTLSEALEARDQLDTVGGLAYLAELARNTPSASNIRAYADIVRERATLRKLIRAASQIADGAFSPQGRPADELVDEAERLVFQISEERPKSGGPIGMSELLTKAVDRIDELFNLQGEMTGLSTGFRDLDEMTSGLQPSDLVIIAGRPSMGKTTFAMNLVEHAVISSDKPVMVFSMEMPADSLMLRMLSSLGRIDQTRVRTGQLEDEDWPRLTSAVNLLKDKQLFIDDTAALSPNEMRSRIRRVVREQGNLSLIMIDYLQLMQIPGFSENRTGEISEISRSLKGLAKEFGCPVVALSQLNRSLEQRPNKRPVMSDLRESGAIEQDADIIGFVYRDEVYNPDNPDNQGLAEVIIGKQRNGPIGTVHMAFIGKYTRFEDLAPDSYREAFGE from the coding sequence GAACGAACCCCTCGCCATCGACCAGGAAACCGCCGCCCTCAAGGTTCCGCCCCACTCGGTGGAGGCCGAGCAGTCGGTGCTCGGTGGCCTGATGCTCGACAACCAGGCGTGGGACAACGTGGCCGACCGCCTGGTGGCCGACGACTTCCATCGCTACGAGCACCGCTTGATCTTCAACGTCATGGGGGGGCTGGCCGAGGCGGGGCGGCCGCTGGATGTGGTGACCCTCTCCGAGGCCCTGGAGGCGCGCGACCAGCTCGATACCGTGGGAGGCCTGGCCTACCTCGCCGAGCTGGCGCGCAACACCCCCTCGGCGAGCAACATCCGCGCCTACGCGGACATCGTTCGCGAGCGTGCCACCCTGCGCAAGCTGATCCGCGCGGCCAGCCAGATCGCCGACGGCGCCTTCAGCCCGCAGGGGCGCCCCGCCGACGAGCTGGTCGACGAGGCCGAGCGGCTGGTCTTCCAGATCAGCGAGGAGCGACCCAAGTCGGGCGGCCCCATCGGCATGAGCGAGCTGCTGACCAAGGCCGTGGACCGCATCGACGAGCTCTTCAACCTGCAGGGCGAGATGACCGGCCTCTCCACGGGCTTTCGCGACCTCGACGAGATGACCTCGGGCCTGCAGCCCTCGGACCTGGTGATCATTGCCGGGCGCCCCTCCATGGGCAAGACCACCTTCGCCATGAACCTGGTCGAGCATGCGGTGATCTCCAGCGACAAGCCGGTGATGGTGTTCTCCATGGAGATGCCCGCGGACTCGCTGATGCTGCGCATGCTCTCCTCGCTGGGGCGCATCGACCAGACCCGGGTGCGGACCGGGCAGCTGGAGGACGAGGACTGGCCGCGGCTCACCTCGGCGGTGAATCTGCTCAAGGACAAGCAGCTGTTCATCGACGACACCGCGGCCCTGTCGCCTAACGAGATGCGCTCGCGGATCCGTCGGGTGGTGCGCGAGCAGGGCAACCTGTCGCTGATCATGATCGACTACCTGCAGCTGATGCAGATCCCCGGCTTCTCGGAGAACCGCACCGGCGAGATCTCGGAGATCTCCCGCTCCCTCAAGGGGCTCGCCAAGGAGTTCGGCTGCCCGGTGGTGGCGCTCTCCCAGCTCAACCGTTCCCTGGAGCAGCGGCCCAACAAGCGCCCGGTGATGTCGGACCTGCGCGAATCCGGCGCCATCGAGCAGGATGCGGACATCATCGGCTTCGTCTATCGCGACGAGGTCTACAATCCGGATAACCCCGACAACCAGGGGCTGGCCGAGGTGATCATCGGCAAGCAGCGTAACGGCCCCATCGGCACGGTGCACATGGCCTTCATCGGCAAGTACACCCGCTTCGAGGACCTGGCGCCGGACAGCTACCGCGAGGCCTTCGGCGAGTGA
- a CDS encoding Na+/H+ antiporter subunit C encodes MESLYAITTGVLTACGLFLTLRGRTFPVVVGLTLLSYAVNLFLFSMGGLTTGGAAIIDGKADFADPLPQALVLTAIVIGFAMTAFVVILAMRARSELGNDHVDGRKREEPHR; translated from the coding sequence ATGGAAAGCCTCTATGCCATCACCACCGGCGTGCTGACCGCCTGCGGGCTCTTCCTGACACTGCGCGGCCGGACCTTCCCGGTCGTGGTCGGGCTGACCCTGCTCTCCTATGCGGTCAACCTCTTCCTGTTCTCGATGGGCGGGCTGACGACCGGGGGCGCCGCCATCATCGACGGCAAGGCCGATTTCGCCGACCCGCTGCCCCAGGCGCTGGTGCTGACGGCCATCGTGATCGGCTTCGCCATGACCGCCTTCGTGGTCATCCTGGCCATGCGCGCCCGCAGCGAGCTGGGCAATGACCATGTCGACGGTCGCAAGCGAGAGGAGCCTCACCGGTGA
- a CDS encoding thiol-disulfide oxidoreductase DCC family protein, which translates to MTRRETLGARAPVTLFHDGHCPLCQREVAWLARHPRRARVRLVDIQAADFDAEPLGSSFEAMMGRLHVQDDDGRWFVGMDASRALYAVLGYRRLVWLSTLPGLGGLMDAGYRWFARRRVRLGRWLERRGKG; encoded by the coding sequence ATGACACGCCGCGAGACCCTGGGGGCCCGGGCCCCGGTGACCCTCTTCCACGACGGCCACTGCCCGCTGTGCCAGCGCGAGGTGGCCTGGCTGGCGCGTCATCCGCGCCGGGCGCGGGTCAGGCTGGTGGACATCCAGGCCGCGGACTTCGATGCCGAGCCCCTGGGCAGCAGCTTCGAGGCGATGATGGGCCGGCTGCACGTCCAGGACGACGACGGCCGATGGTTCGTGGGAATGGACGCCAGCCGGGCCCTGTATGCGGTGCTGGGCTATCGACGGCTGGTGTGGCTGAGCACCCTGCCGGGGCTCGGTGGGCTGATGGATGCAGGGTATCGCTGGTTCGCCCGCCGTCGCGTTCGCCTGGGGCGCTGGCTGGAACGGCGGGGCAAGGGATAG
- a CDS encoding monovalent cation/H+ antiporter subunit A, producing MILLWISLLPLLGVLVPVFTQKRGRRYCTQTTALLPALALLLTLSQVPALVAGEALRFSIEWVPTLGLDLAFRLDGLSLLFNILILGIGLLILLYAHYYLSPEEPFGRFYAYLILFMASMVGIVMSDNLLLLWLFWELTSISSFLLIGYWSHRSDARKGARMALAVTGAGGLALLAGLLLLGDIVGSFSMDEVLASGSEILADPRYPWMLGLVLLGAFAKSAQFPFQFWLPHAMAAPTPVSAYLHSATMVKAGIFLMARLHPAIAGSELWTVVVSLIGMTTMLYGAWFALMKTDLKGILAFSTVSHLGLITVLLGIGSPMAVLAALFHILNHATFKAALFMSSGIIDHEAGTRELKRLGGLRRAMPVTALLTTLAGAAMAGVPLLNGFLSKEMFFTETLATPVLGGLSWLMPLLATLGGILSVAYSLRLVHAVFFAPAKEAPPKSPHEPPRMMRAPMELLVTLCVLVGLFPSLMAGGLMDLATQAVLGESLDFHLAIWHGFNLPLAMSGIAIVAGLTAYWRHPDLRRFLQGFAPVDARIVFERAMQGLARRAETLLQGIDNGSLQRYVGLLLLASLLLGGLGLSMMPSLTGDQPQRPVDGVLLVGAALMVFGGLGTVVAHRHRLISLLMLSVVGLLVSLTFARFSAPDLALTQLSVEVVTMILLMLALFFLPQRTARESSATRTFRDTVLSVALGMAVASLNYAVLTRDNASISSFFLDNSVPGGGGHNVVNVILVDFRGFDTLGEITVLALAGLAIFKLLRRLRLFMPHSDAEGRLWSLDRYPMILTSISMALLPLALLVSAFIFLRGHNLPGGGFIAGLVTAVALILLYMARGVEWAQERLQFEYQPVAIAGVGIAALTGVGSWLFGEPFLTSAFGHFHLPLVGDFELATAMLFDLGVYLAVVGATLMILANLGKVTTAHSPAKGAPATDENLSRSSKEKH from the coding sequence ATGATATTGCTGTGGATATCCTTGCTTCCCCTGCTGGGGGTGCTGGTACCCGTGTTCACCCAGAAACGCGGCCGACGCTACTGCACACAGACGACCGCACTGCTGCCCGCCCTGGCCCTGCTGCTGACCCTGAGCCAGGTCCCCGCCCTGGTCGCGGGGGAGGCACTGCGCTTCTCCATCGAGTGGGTGCCGACACTGGGCCTGGACCTGGCCTTCCGGCTCGATGGCCTGTCGCTGCTCTTCAATATCCTGATCCTCGGCATCGGCCTGCTGATCCTGCTCTACGCACACTACTACCTGTCGCCCGAGGAGCCCTTCGGGCGCTTCTACGCCTACCTCATCCTGTTCATGGCCTCCATGGTCGGCATCGTGATGTCCGACAACCTGCTGCTGCTGTGGCTGTTCTGGGAGCTGACCAGCATCTCCTCCTTCCTGCTGATCGGCTACTGGTCGCACCGCAGCGACGCCCGCAAGGGCGCGCGTATGGCCCTGGCCGTGACCGGCGCCGGCGGGCTGGCGCTGCTGGCCGGCCTGCTGCTGCTGGGTGACATCGTCGGCAGCTTCTCCATGGACGAGGTGCTGGCGAGCGGCAGCGAGATCCTCGCCGACCCGCGCTACCCCTGGATGCTGGGCCTGGTGCTGCTGGGGGCCTTCGCCAAGTCCGCCCAGTTCCCCTTCCAGTTCTGGCTGCCCCACGCCATGGCCGCCCCGACGCCGGTCTCGGCCTACCTGCACTCGGCCACCATGGTCAAGGCGGGCATCTTCCTGATGGCACGCCTGCATCCGGCCATCGCCGGGAGCGAGCTCTGGACGGTGGTGGTCTCGCTGATCGGCATGACCACGATGCTCTACGGGGCCTGGTTCGCGCTGATGAAGACCGACCTCAAGGGGATCCTGGCCTTCTCCACGGTCAGCCACCTCGGCCTGATCACGGTGCTGCTGGGCATCGGCAGCCCCATGGCGGTGCTGGCCGCGCTCTTCCACATCCTCAACCACGCCACCTTCAAGGCGGCCCTGTTCATGAGCTCGGGCATCATCGACCACGAGGCCGGCACCCGTGAGCTCAAGCGCCTGGGCGGACTCCGGCGGGCCATGCCGGTCACCGCCCTGCTGACCACCCTGGCGGGCGCCGCCATGGCCGGGGTGCCCTTGCTCAACGGCTTCCTCTCCAAGGAGATGTTCTTCACCGAGACCCTGGCCACCCCGGTGCTGGGCGGCCTGAGCTGGCTGATGCCCCTGCTGGCGACCCTGGGCGGCATCCTCTCGGTGGCCTACTCGCTGCGGCTGGTGCATGCGGTCTTCTTCGCGCCGGCGAAGGAGGCGCCCCCGAAGTCCCCCCATGAGCCGCCCCGCATGATGCGCGCCCCGATGGAACTGCTGGTGACGCTATGCGTGCTGGTCGGCCTCTTCCCCTCGCTGATGGCCGGCGGGCTGATGGACCTCGCGACCCAGGCCGTGCTGGGAGAATCCCTCGACTTCCACCTGGCGATCTGGCACGGGTTCAACCTGCCGCTCGCCATGAGCGGGATAGCGATCGTCGCCGGCCTCACCGCCTACTGGAGACACCCGGACCTGCGCCGCTTCCTGCAGGGCTTCGCCCCGGTGGATGCGCGGATCGTCTTCGAGCGAGCCATGCAGGGTCTCGCCCGGCGGGCCGAGACCCTGCTGCAGGGGATCGACAACGGCTCCCTGCAGCGCTACGTGGGCCTGCTGCTGCTGGCCTCCCTGCTCCTCGGCGGCCTGGGACTGTCGATGATGCCGAGCCTGACCGGCGATCAGCCACAACGGCCGGTGGACGGTGTCCTGCTGGTGGGCGCGGCCCTGATGGTCTTCGGCGGTCTGGGCACGGTGGTCGCCCACCGCCACCGCCTCATCTCGCTGCTGATGCTCTCCGTGGTGGGGCTGCTGGTATCGCTGACCTTCGCCCGCTTCTCCGCGCCCGACCTGGCGCTGACCCAGCTGTCGGTGGAAGTGGTGACCATGATCCTGCTCATGCTCGCGCTGTTCTTCCTGCCGCAGCGAACGGCCAGGGAGTCCTCCGCGACGCGCACCTTTCGTGACACCGTCCTCTCCGTTGCCCTGGGCATGGCGGTCGCCAGCCTCAACTACGCGGTGCTGACCCGCGACAACGCCAGCATCTCGAGCTTCTTCCTCGACAACAGCGTGCCCGGCGGCGGGGGCCACAACGTGGTCAACGTCATCCTCGTTGACTTCCGCGGCTTCGATACCCTGGGCGAGATCACCGTGCTGGCGCTGGCGGGGCTGGCCATCTTCAAGCTGCTCCGGCGGCTGCGCCTGTTCATGCCCCACAGTGATGCCGAGGGTCGCCTGTGGTCCCTGGACCGCTACCCGATGATCCTGACCTCCATCTCCATGGCGCTGCTGCCCCTGGCCCTGCTGGTCTCGGCGTTTATCTTCCTGCGCGGACACAACCTGCCCGGTGGCGGCTTCATCGCCGGCCTGGTCACCGCCGTGGCGCTGATCCTGCTCTACATGGCCCGCGGCGTGGAGTGGGCCCAGGAGCGGCTGCAGTTCGAATACCAGCCGGTGGCCATCGCGGGGGTCGGGATCGCCGCCCTGACGGGCGTGGGCAGCTGGCTGTTCGGCGAGCCGTTCCTGACCTCGGCCTTCGGCCACTTCCACCTGCCGCTGGTGGGCGACTTCGAGCTGGCCACCGCCATGCTCTTCGACCTGGGCGTCTACCTGGCGGTGGTCGGTGCCACCCTGATGATCCTGGCCAACCTGGGCAAGGTCACCACGGCGCACAGCCCGGCCAAGGGCGCCCCGGCCACCGACGAGAACCTCTCCCGGTCCAGCAAGGAGAAACACTGA
- a CDS encoding monovalent cation/H+ antiporter subunit D produces MMQHLIVLPVVLPLLVGLFLLRSRHGAMRTHRTVGVTATALLVVVALFMLARAAGGEVTYYALGGWQPPFGIVLVLDRLSALMVLLTSVLALGCVIFACAGDDERGSNFHGLFQLQLMGINGAFLTGDLFNLFVFFEVLLLASYALLIHGGGKSRIQSAVHYVVLNLAGSSLFLISVGVLYGATGTLNMADMAMRLSELPAERSGLVTAGALMLLVVFGLKAAILPLYFWLPRAYAAAPAPVAALFAIMTKVGIYAILRVYTLVFGEHAGALEALERPWVWWLSLATMVVAGIGVLAARDLRLLVAYLVLVSVGTLLAGIGMGSPAATGALLYYLVHSTLVTGGLFLLAEMIGLQRGKAGTRLVKGRPMLHGAWLSGLFFAGAIAVAGLPPLSGALGKALLLNAAEPWQQPWLWPILLATGLAAIIALSRAGSTLFWRSHAGEAGGVTLSRPRWLGVGLLLAASPLLVALAGPVSDYTRATADQLADPDILVRAVLSDAGESP; encoded by the coding sequence GTGATGCAGCACCTGATCGTACTTCCCGTCGTCCTGCCGCTGCTGGTGGGCCTGTTCCTGCTGCGCAGCAGGCATGGCGCCATGCGCACGCATCGGACGGTGGGCGTCACGGCCACCGCCCTGCTGGTGGTGGTCGCCCTGTTCATGCTGGCCCGGGCCGCCGGCGGCGAGGTCACCTACTACGCCCTGGGCGGCTGGCAACCGCCCTTCGGCATCGTGCTGGTACTCGACCGCCTCTCGGCCCTGATGGTCCTGCTCACCTCGGTGCTGGCTCTGGGCTGCGTGATCTTCGCCTGTGCCGGTGACGACGAGCGCGGCAGCAACTTCCACGGCCTCTTCCAGCTGCAGCTGATGGGCATCAACGGCGCCTTCCTCACCGGCGACCTGTTCAACCTCTTCGTGTTCTTCGAGGTGCTGCTGCTGGCCTCCTACGCGCTGCTGATCCATGGGGGCGGCAAGTCGCGGATCCAGTCGGCGGTGCACTACGTGGTGCTCAACCTGGCCGGCTCGTCGCTGTTCCTGATCAGCGTGGGCGTGCTCTACGGCGCCACCGGCACCCTCAACATGGCCGACATGGCCATGCGCCTGTCCGAGCTGCCCGCCGAGCGGTCGGGCCTGGTCACCGCGGGCGCCCTGATGCTGCTGGTGGTGTTCGGCCTCAAGGCCGCCATCCTGCCCCTCTACTTCTGGCTGCCGCGGGCCTATGCCGCCGCCCCGGCCCCGGTCGCGGCGCTGTTCGCGATCATGACCAAGGTCGGCATCTACGCCATCCTGCGGGTCTATACCCTGGTCTTCGGCGAGCACGCCGGGGCCCTGGAGGCCCTCGAGCGCCCCTGGGTCTGGTGGCTATCGCTGGCGACGATGGTGGTGGCCGGTATCGGCGTGCTCGCCGCCCGGGACCTGCGCCTGCTGGTGGCCTATCTGGTGTTGGTCTCGGTGGGCACGCTGCTGGCGGGCATCGGCATGGGATCGCCGGCGGCCACCGGCGCCCTCCTCTACTACCTGGTTCACAGCACCCTTGTGACCGGAGGGCTCTTCCTGCTGGCCGAGATGATCGGCCTCCAGCGGGGCAAGGCCGGCACGCGGCTGGTCAAGGGTCGTCCCATGCTTCACGGGGCCTGGCTGTCCGGGCTGTTCTTCGCCGGGGCGATCGCGGTGGCCGGCCTGCCGCCGCTGTCGGGCGCCCTCGGCAAGGCCCTCCTGCTGAACGCCGCTGAGCCCTGGCAGCAGCCGTGGCTGTGGCCGATCCTGCTCGCCACCGGCCTCGCCGCCATCATCGCCCTCTCCCGGGCAGGCTCGACGCTGTTCTGGCGTAGCCACGCGGGCGAGGCCGGCGGCGTGACGCTCTCGCGGCCCCGCTGGCTGGGCGTCGGCCTGCTGCTCGCCGCCTCGCCGCTGCTGGTCGCCCTGGCCGGACCGGTCAGCGACTATACCCGTGCCACCGCCGACCAGCTGGCCGACCCCGACATCCTGGTGCGCGCCGTCCTGTCCGATGCCGGAGAGTCTCCATGA
- a CDS encoding Na+/H+ antiporter subunit G, translating into MNFYVILEGVISFFLIAGGLFAFIGSLGMAHLRDFYMRLHGPTKATTLGIGCILIGSMLYFSTLQGEPILQELLITLFLFITAPVSAHLLAKTGLHLKLKHVHKTRGKPVELHREEVGEKPVLHPDRGH; encoded by the coding sequence ATGAACTTCTACGTGATCCTCGAAGGCGTCATTTCCTTTTTCCTGATCGCCGGGGGCCTCTTCGCCTTCATCGGCTCGCTGGGCATGGCCCACCTGCGCGACTTCTACATGCGCCTGCACGGCCCCACCAAGGCGACCACCCTGGGCATCGGCTGCATCCTGATCGGCTCGATGCTCTACTTCTCGACCCTCCAGGGCGAGCCCATCCTCCAGGAACTGCTGATCACCCTCTTCCTGTTCATCACCGCGCCGGTTAGCGCCCACCTGCTGGCCAAGACGGGCCTGCACCTCAAGCTCAAGCACGTGCACAAGACGCGCGGCAAGCCCGTGGAACTGCACCGCGAGGAAGTGGGCGAGAAGCCCGTGCTGCACCCGGACCGGGGGCACTGA
- the hemH gene encoding ferrochelatase has product MAAPESPSLASDLDRPGEGRLTHAPADHPAVPRGKVGVVLANLGTPDATDYWSMRRYLNEFLSDKRVVDYADWKWQPLLQLVILSRRPFTSGEAYRGIWNTEQDESPLLTITREQTRKVAEGLAERHGDRVVVDFCMRYGNPSTDSVLRRLQAEGCERILFFPLYPQYASPTTATANDQAFRTLMKLKWQPALRTVPAYFEHPAYLDALASSVREAFDAAETPPEVLVASYHGVPKRYLLEGDPYHCQCQKTTRLLRERLGWEVGAIQTAFQSKFGPEEWVGPATVEHVAELARQGKKHIAVISPAFSADCVETLEEIQEEIRDSFLEAGGETFTYIPCLNARDDHVDALLSVIENELGGWV; this is encoded by the coding sequence ATGGCTGCCCCCGAGTCCCCTTCACTTGCCTCCGACCTCGACCGACCCGGCGAGGGACGCCTGACCCATGCCCCCGCCGACCACCCCGCCGTGCCCAGGGGCAAGGTCGGGGTGGTGCTGGCGAACCTCGGTACGCCGGATGCCACCGACTACTGGTCGATGCGTCGTTATCTCAACGAGTTCCTCTCCGACAAGCGCGTGGTCGATTACGCCGACTGGAAATGGCAGCCCCTGCTGCAGCTGGTCATCCTCTCGCGGCGGCCCTTCACGTCAGGGGAGGCCTACCGCGGGATCTGGAACACCGAGCAGGACGAGAGCCCGCTGCTGACCATCACCCGGGAGCAGACCCGCAAGGTGGCCGAGGGGCTGGCCGAGCGTCACGGCGACCGGGTGGTAGTGGACTTCTGCATGCGCTACGGCAACCCCTCCACCGACAGCGTGCTGCGACGCCTGCAGGCCGAGGGCTGCGAACGGATCCTGTTCTTCCCGCTCTACCCCCAGTACGCCTCGCCGACCACGGCCACCGCCAACGACCAGGCCTTCCGCACCCTGATGAAGCTCAAGTGGCAGCCCGCCCTGCGCACCGTGCCGGCCTACTTCGAGCATCCCGCCTACCTGGACGCCTTGGCGAGCTCGGTGCGCGAGGCCTTTGATGCCGCCGAGACGCCGCCGGAGGTGCTGGTGGCCTCCTACCACGGGGTGCCCAAGCGCTACCTGCTGGAGGGCGATCCCTACCACTGCCAGTGCCAGAAGACCACGCGGCTGCTGCGCGAGCGGCTGGGCTGGGAGGTGGGGGCGATCCAGACGGCCTTCCAGTCGAAGTTCGGCCCCGAGGAGTGGGTGGGGCCGGCCACCGTGGAGCACGTGGCCGAGCTGGCCCGCCAGGGCAAGAAGCACATCGCGGTGATCTCGCCGGCCTTCTCGGCCGACTGCGTGGAGACCCTCGAGGAGATCCAGGAGGAGATTCGCGACAGCTTCCTCGAGGCCGGCGGCGAGACCTTCACCTACATCCCCTGCCTCAACGCCCGTGACGACCACGTCGATGCCCTGCTCTCGGTGATCGAGAACGAGCTCGGCGGCTGGGTCTAG
- a CDS encoding K+/H+ antiporter subunit F, with product MLDIALTISLTLVLMAILMNTFRLTIGPDLPDRVLALDTMYVNSIALIVLMGLWLNTKTYFEAALLIAMLGFISTVAICKYILRGDIIE from the coding sequence ATGCTAGACATCGCCCTGACGATCAGCCTGACGCTGGTCCTGATGGCCATCCTCATGAATACCTTCCGCCTGACCATCGGGCCGGACCTGCCAGACCGCGTCCTGGCCCTGGATACCATGTACGTGAACTCCATCGCGCTGATCGTGCTGATGGGGCTGTGGCTGAACACCAAGACCTATTTCGAGGCGGCCCTGCTGATCGCCATGCTCGGCTTCATCAGCACGGTGGCGATCTGCAAGTACATCCTGCGTGGCGACATCATCGAATAG